One genomic window of [Clostridium] scindens ATCC 35704 includes the following:
- a CDS encoding Gp37-like protein has protein sequence MERNLDLDIGDTNDFQFEVSLMEWNHSGLDYGYRLFVPGTEYGGVIGDIETSTKRGRVIVRGDTWRGMMGKKIVEPPKGSSHLTVSGELNSVISGILGNSFGDLFSVSQQDTGITVDYQFDRYTTMLDGLARMLSQVGYRLSIKYIECNDGPGYVEIGAVEAVDYSESLEFSQDYHINFTARECRNGINHLICAGEGEEESRLVLHLYADADGNIGETQYYTGLDERTALYSYTSINDAEELKKDGIERFKKLMNYKKFEMSVDDVELEVGDTVSGRDYITGIYVKKPVVGKILKITDDRETIDYTIEGDD, from the coding sequence ATGGAGAGGAACCTTGATCTTGATATAGGCGATACCAATGACTTCCAATTTGAAGTGTCGCTTATGGAGTGGAATCACTCGGGCCTTGATTATGGATATAGGCTATTCGTGCCAGGGACAGAATATGGGGGAGTTATAGGAGATATAGAGACATCAACGAAAAGAGGTCGGGTCATTGTACGCGGCGATACATGGCGCGGGATGATGGGGAAGAAGATAGTAGAGCCACCAAAAGGGTCATCACACCTTACTGTATCAGGAGAACTTAATTCCGTGATATCAGGAATACTTGGAAATTCGTTCGGCGATCTGTTTTCTGTTTCGCAGCAAGATACTGGAATTACAGTTGACTATCAATTCGATCGCTATACAACCATGCTGGACGGATTAGCCAGGATGCTATCTCAGGTGGGATATAGGCTGTCGATCAAGTACATAGAGTGCAATGACGGACCCGGATATGTGGAGATCGGCGCAGTAGAGGCTGTGGATTATTCAGAGAGCCTTGAATTCTCGCAGGACTATCATATCAATTTTACAGCCCGCGAGTGCAGGAACGGGATTAACCATCTCATATGTGCAGGAGAGGGAGAAGAGGAAAGCCGCCTTGTCCTGCATCTATATGCGGATGCGGACGGAAATATAGGCGAAACACAGTATTATACGGGGCTTGATGAAAGAACCGCGCTATATTCGTATACATCCATAAACGATGCGGAGGAATTAAAAAAGGACGGGATCGAGCGTTTCAAAAAACTTATGAATTACAAGAAGTTTGAGATGTCGGTAGACGATGTGGAACTTGAGGTAGGAGATACGGTATCCGGCAGAGATTATATAACAGGTATATATGTCAAGAAGCCGGTTGTTGGAAAGATACTTAAGATTACGGATGACAGGGAAACAATAGATTATACCATAGAAGGAGATGATTAG
- a CDS encoding phage holin family protein codes for MKKMDKVFNWISIAGGIVGGFLSYHMGGWDVMLKTIVTLAILDYATGWIKGIYNKRMSSEIGFRGILKKALMFIVIALSFKIQELIGGTIPLREVVIMFYICNEALSLLENAAEFIPIPEKLKEILLQLRDKDGENGGRDSAGRY; via the coding sequence ATGAAGAAAATGGACAAGGTATTTAACTGGATCAGTATCGCCGGCGGGATCGTCGGCGGTTTTTTGTCCTATCACATGGGAGGATGGGACGTGATGCTTAAGACAATCGTGACACTGGCAATTCTTGATTATGCGACAGGGTGGATCAAGGGTATCTACAATAAGCGGATGTCATCCGAGATTGGATTCAGGGGAATCTTGAAGAAGGCTCTAATGTTCATCGTGATCGCGCTTTCATTCAAGATTCAGGAACTTATAGGCGGAACGATACCGCTGAGAGAAGTGGTGATTATGTTCTATATATGCAATGAGGCACTGAGCCTACTAGAAAATGCGGCAGAGTTCATACCGATACCGGAGAAACTTAAGGAAATATTATTGCAGTTAAGAGACAAGGATGGGGAGAATGGCGGTAGGGATAGCGCAGGCCGTTATTGA
- a CDS encoding DEAD/DEAH box helicase has protein sequence MRLKNELLPHQKEAVEKLIGIKVGALFMEQGTGKTITALEIARIRYEKKKIDAVIWLCPCSAKENIKREIVKQCPDEMLGIFTICGIETLSTSIRAISYLISVSERKRCFLVIDESLLVKNSRAYRTENIRRIAEKCPYRMILNGTPISRNEADLYAQFYLLDWRILGYRSYWSFAANHLEYDEYGKLRNVLNTDYLAEKIGPYTFQITKEQCMKLPKKHYETSYFSLTEEQLQEYAEAAGRLMLEVDEWKPETIYRLFSGLQAIISGKRLIFNKSGSHFDAVEMFHDPMDNPRIKMLMNILAEEKTIIFCRYESEIEQICRIIPGAVRFDGKVPQRKRDIALRRFAGDSDYLIANRNCAGFSLNLQFCHNIIYMSNDWDLGKRMQSEDRVHRLGQGHDVYITDICAENTIDEQILKCLSRKENILECIKSDIGKSGDRMKALERYVYGSRYSHEVFDCNELEDEDAEGI, from the coding sequence ATGAGGCTTAAGAATGAACTCCTTCCGCACCAGAAGGAAGCGGTAGAAAAACTCATAGGGATCAAGGTGGGGGCACTGTTCATGGAGCAGGGGACGGGAAAGACGATCACTGCCCTTGAGATTGCCAGGATAAGATACGAGAAAAAAAAGATAGATGCCGTGATATGGCTATGCCCATGCTCGGCAAAGGAGAATATAAAGAGAGAGATCGTCAAGCAATGCCCGGACGAGATGCTGGGCATCTTCACGATCTGCGGAATAGAGACGCTCAGCACGAGCATACGGGCGATCTCATACCTGATATCCGTCAGCGAGAGGAAGCGGTGCTTTCTCGTCATAGACGAGAGCCTGCTTGTGAAGAACAGCCGCGCATATCGGACAGAGAACATACGCAGGATCGCGGAGAAATGCCCGTATAGGATGATCCTGAACGGAACGCCGATATCGAGGAACGAGGCAGACCTGTACGCGCAGTTCTATCTCCTGGACTGGAGGATACTGGGATATAGGAGTTACTGGAGTTTTGCGGCTAACCATCTGGAATATGACGAGTACGGGAAACTGAGGAACGTCCTGAACACGGACTATCTGGCAGAGAAGATAGGGCCGTACACGTTCCAGATCACAAAGGAGCAGTGCATGAAACTTCCGAAAAAGCATTATGAAACCTCTTATTTCTCTCTTACGGAAGAGCAGCTGCAAGAGTATGCGGAAGCCGCAGGCAGGCTGATGCTCGAGGTGGACGAATGGAAGCCGGAAACGATATACAGGCTTTTTTCGGGGCTTCAGGCCATCATATCGGGAAAGCGGCTCATATTCAATAAATCAGGTTCGCACTTCGATGCCGTAGAGATGTTCCATGACCCGATGGACAATCCAAGGATAAAAATGTTAATGAATATCCTGGCGGAAGAAAAGACGATCATATTCTGCCGGTACGAGTCAGAGATCGAGCAGATTTGCAGGATCATTCCGGGAGCGGTAAGATTTGACGGAAAGGTGCCGCAGAGAAAGAGGGATATCGCGCTTCGCCGGTTCGCCGGAGACAGCGACTACCTCATTGCGAATAGGAACTGCGCGGGATTCTCGCTGAACCTACAGTTCTGCCACAATATCATATACATGTCCAACGACTGGGATCTTGGGAAACGGATGCAGTCGGAGGACCGCGTTCACAGGCTCGGCCAGGGCCATGACGTATATATCACGGATATATGCGCCGAGAATACGATAGACGAGCAGATCCTGAAATGCCTCAGCAGGAAGGAGAATATCCTGGAATGTATCAAGAGCGATATCGGGAAGTCAGGGGACAGGATGAAGGCTCTGGAGAGATACGTGTATGGGAGCCGATACAGCCATGAAGTATTCGATTGCAATGAATTGGAGGATGAAGATGCCGAAGGTATATAA
- a CDS encoding DUF3440 domain-containing protein encodes MGADTAMKYSIAMNWRMKMPKVYKDINVYDAAILRYQTVLREFDNYYVSVSGGKDSSIMLQLMAQEARKAGKRFSVLYIDLEAQYKATIDHVNDLIDATRDVVDEWYWVAMPLSLRNAVSAIQPKWICWDKKDREKWVRDCPSRRDDIILCTEDDHPEGWDWFFRGMEFEEFIQWFAKWYNEKHGGKTAAGIGIRSDESLNRFRTIISGTKERYKDYGWTTRAHCKSEALDCWNFYPLYDWRTEDDWTAVARYGLLFNEIYELMNKNGVSIYEQRLCQPYGDDQRKGLDQFRTLEPETWEKVLDRVYGVNFGNIYCRSSLLGNIRSEKPDGMTWEQYAVFLLESIGMYAPEVRDHYYRKISTFLGWYEKQEGISADNIPDEADRKLESAKKAASWRRIARAIEKNDFWMSRLSFGETKSDVKRLFELKKKYSNIIRPRDTDSKRLKRIAEKMEAEEHGQENE; translated from the coding sequence ATGGGAGCCGATACAGCCATGAAGTATTCGATTGCAATGAATTGGAGGATGAAGATGCCGAAGGTATATAAGGATATCAACGTATATGATGCAGCAATCCTGAGATACCAGACCGTTTTAAGGGAGTTTGATAACTATTACGTGTCAGTGTCAGGAGGAAAGGACAGTTCGATCATGCTGCAGCTGATGGCGCAGGAGGCGCGAAAGGCGGGAAAGAGGTTCTCTGTCCTGTATATAGATCTTGAGGCGCAGTACAAGGCCACGATCGACCACGTGAACGATCTGATAGATGCCACGAGGGATGTCGTGGACGAGTGGTACTGGGTGGCAATGCCGCTATCGCTAAGAAACGCGGTATCTGCAATACAGCCGAAATGGATCTGCTGGGATAAGAAGGACCGGGAGAAATGGGTGCGCGACTGCCCGAGCCGCAGGGACGATATCATCCTGTGCACGGAGGACGATCACCCGGAAGGCTGGGACTGGTTCTTCCGCGGGATGGAATTCGAGGAATTCATCCAATGGTTTGCGAAATGGTATAACGAGAAGCATGGCGGGAAGACGGCGGCGGGAATCGGCATACGGTCAGACGAGTCGCTGAACCGGTTTCGGACGATCATCAGTGGGACAAAGGAGCGATACAAGGACTACGGATGGACTACGAGGGCGCACTGCAAATCAGAGGCGCTGGACTGCTGGAACTTCTATCCGCTCTATGACTGGAGGACAGAGGATGACTGGACGGCGGTGGCAAGATACGGACTCCTGTTCAACGAGATCTACGAGCTGATGAATAAGAACGGGGTATCCATATACGAGCAGCGCCTATGCCAGCCGTACGGGGATGACCAGCGGAAGGGGCTTGATCAGTTCCGAACGCTTGAGCCGGAGACGTGGGAAAAGGTCCTGGACCGGGTGTATGGCGTAAACTTCGGGAACATCTATTGCAGATCCTCCCTTCTCGGGAACATCAGGTCGGAAAAGCCGGATGGAATGACATGGGAGCAGTACGCGGTATTCCTGCTTGAGAGCATCGGGATGTACGCCCCGGAAGTGCGGGACCACTACTACAGGAAGATATCAACGTTTCTTGGATGGTATGAGAAGCAGGAGGGCATATCGGCCGACAATATCCCGGATGAGGCAGACAGGAAACTAGAGTCAGCCAAGAAGGCCGCGTCATGGAGGAGGATAGCGCGGGCGATCGAGAAGAACGACTTCTGGATGTCGAGGCTTTCCTTTGGAGAGACCAAGTCCGACGTGAAGCGCCTGTTCGAACTGAAGAAGAAATACAGCAACATCATCAGGCCCAGGGACACGGACAGCAAGAGGCTCAAGAGGATAGCGGAGAAAATGGAGGCGGAAGAGCATGGACAAGAGAATGAATAG
- a CDS encoding CHAP domain-containing protein → MGWTEYRDVLDSWFGYSEARGQDDIIIDIYNSQRVESYKMSHQDPWCHATISAAGYQSGNQGKVPNTAYCPYGINWFKARGLWTGRYAGNYAPAVGDIIYYDWGGDGVSDHVGAIIKVSGNTLTVREGNRNDMVCDRVISKWSNLIMGYGRPNWGSATIIMPSPVVVESGSNGAYGIHRKDLIRQGQQHAINFTGVKIGVDGIRGPETKKAAIRCVQHAMNMDYNAGLKEDGIWGKKTDAAFAQHYVCEGETQYMVTAWEILLLLNGYDPNGVEHPGEFGSGCAAATRMFQGDKSLVQDEVAGRKSFLTAIN, encoded by the coding sequence ATGGGTTGGACAGAATATAGAGATGTATTAGATTCATGGTTCGGATACAGCGAGGCAAGAGGTCAGGATGATATCATTATTGATATCTACAATTCGCAGAGAGTGGAATCCTATAAGATGTCACATCAGGATCCGTGGTGCCACGCTACCATATCCGCGGCGGGGTACCAGTCAGGAAACCAGGGGAAAGTGCCTAACACAGCCTACTGCCCGTATGGAATCAACTGGTTCAAGGCAAGGGGATTATGGACAGGCCGATATGCAGGAAACTACGCTCCGGCTGTAGGAGATATCATCTATTACGACTGGGGCGGAGACGGAGTGTCAGATCATGTTGGAGCGATCATTAAGGTTAGTGGGAACACCCTCACCGTCCGCGAGGGAAACAGAAATGACATGGTATGTGACCGCGTGATCAGCAAGTGGAGCAATCTAATTATGGGCTATGGACGTCCAAATTGGGGAAGCGCCACTATCATTATGCCATCGCCGGTTGTTGTGGAATCCGGAAGCAATGGAGCCTATGGAATCCATAGAAAGGACCTTATCAGGCAGGGACAGCAGCATGCGATCAATTTCACGGGCGTTAAGATTGGCGTGGATGGAATCCGCGGACCTGAGACCAAGAAGGCGGCGATACGCTGCGTACAGCATGCCATGAATATGGACTACAATGCCGGACTGAAAGAGGACGGCATTTGGGGAAAAAAGACAGATGCGGCATTTGCACAGCATTATGTGTGCGAGGGCGAGACTCAGTACATGGTTACTGCATGGGAGATACTCCTGCTGCTTAACGGATATGATCCTAATGGCGTGGAGCATCCAGGAGAATTCGGAAGCGGATGCGCGGCGGCTACAAGAATGTTCCAGGGGGACAAGTCTCTGGTGCAGGATGAGGTGGCCGGAAGAAAATCATTCCTTACCGCAATCAATTAA